The following proteins are co-located in the Betta splendens chromosome 9, fBetSpl5.4, whole genome shotgun sequence genome:
- the snapc4 gene encoding snRNA-activating protein complex subunit 4 isoform X4: protein MSLSLSAERERLQRQVEELENILSVTHTELQLLSSDTDEEADEEDAERSAAGLLALREKVQKEIQNLETVLGTEDGSIWVSDDDGSSEESELSLSVDSCLQLNLIYQQVVQETLDQLETLLTQNHRQQNELEFQLSGTGKEPAREQPSSSSSYQQPISLYLGRFLKPYFKDKLTGLVWWERCSKNRCFCMYKCIPNLDGCLEPLEQGPPANQETKEKNSRMTGCLNNKKLRVKRWESWQKTLLIHSVSRDGLRRQIQPKLSRVDYLTQKLTSAKETDRQQLRGQIDTLEKEIDLLRAKKEEELIGGRYDEHDWQKISNIDFEGTRDADDIRRFWQNFLHPSVNKTRWSQQEVQQLKVISRRHGERHWETIAQELGTARTAFMCLQTFQRFVSDSLRRRTWTPAEDALLRELVDKMRIGNFIPYTQMSYFMKGRDPAQLIYRWNQVLDPSLKKGPWTKQEDQLLLEAVSRYGEKNWWKIRLEVPGRTDSACRDRYHDCLKAGTRRGGFDRRERELLLQLVDKHGVGHWAKIAAEIPHRNDAQCLRAWKQVSRLQPSQKHNTARQHLRRRNEGKTSSAKKSIKRRLIKVEEEEEESTEEDDEELVVQYMDSDGENDEKEIVELKMIKETEQKEEYTFPPMDQLIPAEKTENFTFLSFRPVVLPSPADAPTGRTDRSTVVGKFGRSVIIGPSPRLLQWEERHSTNRMMMMSPDQLRAYLHRRAHHVRNETQVTDLGLDYELQASVMPWIGNLLFPSKARLTTADVLRGRGEKAQLSSTLVFQLLLQAMNVDTAGCKKMIEQRRNKVVFMTPPPNPTSVQQKDPRTVAGMLQQRRATTEHSQILKQLPELPHQDKQKHQQLPLTQQTQPQQFLLMQPQPPPPHMSLSFAKEVIVRHVYTPPLSPHGPSAGRVSTSQIPASSSLYRLSDLSASTAPSSCSQLAATVPQDLKEGLPPHTGSILPPTSSQPCLAPWRKQVEAASIGQDGEQSRTQLEANVSKAKSRRKTLSCNRTQTQSMHQPLQLRPACIQSVALPTIYAGREVSTTQNLSSAPPPCLPDHDYSLVGPYPNPGLCDSDSRHLSPASKQIPSQLLPITPSHPPNYHLRERKRGSGEAGQSVDGVGKGKRIRRQSQKAKDCQETTKAQAPTKLKKTSSPCKKRPRKCQIQRPIQLVTPFPGLCLRPGQSMWIMTPGGLVQVAQVPTQALQLPLVPNGPFQLSPGRILAQRCVPLSSRGCRPLAPKPSIESVHETFPNHKSGICTFEIFPPTCVPQHVPYLVSSPIPSCPPEPNGVRMHSAEPTPSRRHLMQFSSFLMFLEPHVDVCGWLSGQGGVLVPGDGMALPYLPPFVSSLDVFSALLRTKRSLTKSSLQLLSQGSKPRHPQAKRKPDGKTEKMSSQPPPNLPDSTSGVGLHGDPPDFSISPDLSVEEAELVASVRQLVAERFSSNPAYQLLKARFLSCFTVPALMATVPPVTKKTLARRDNQQDEEECVEVLELRKSKERRRWRRSEVIGAEDEEQLFNDPALIIRRRKVGALLDILQRTGVKGYTAFLESLELDYPQLYSRITGKEPNKTFSILIGWSVCLSVCQSFVYPSKGCLCYFCLDTAGESGLTQFLMSELSRLQRVLQDEKRRRQLACSVAKDQEAWSRQQQLRDRELRKLTERVQRFREERDRLSEEMKQLRDHNYSLMADINTLNQEKSNALLANRDLQIEVERLKNTVQRAESQTRLLRRRTARPPQEGRGMILPTDTFFHPDRLEEQKEEKPEEKRETEEDTKEEEKKEEDKKEQKKEKLKHSRNPQMNLLATVFKLRRELHKAEEQRTRSVEEKEELELCCAELKGDAKMYRQRNKQTLHQLEEVIRERDKTLVLQAEQQEEVRLLMHEKDQYREHVRKLTEQSDKLELLLLRSQGEVLQLRTRLRRITCNTHQCERSSEEEEESAEKATKAVGRPERRRRQQHCSSTAQLQETPRTVRRRAEPLHHGRSRQMDV from the exons ATGTCTCTATCTCTGTCAGCAGAAAGAGAACGACTCCAGCGTcaagtggaggagctggagaacattCTGTCTGTAAcgcacactgagctgcagctgctgagcagtGACACAG ATGAAGAAGCAGATGAGGAGGACGCTGAACGG TCTGCTGCAGGTTTGCTGGCTCTGAGAGAAAAGGTCCAGAAAGAGATCCAGAACCTGGAGACGGTGCTGGGAACAGAGGATGGTTCAATCTGGGTTTCAG ACGATGATGGCAGCAGCGAGGAG AGTGAGCTCAGCCTTTCAGTGGACTCCTGTCTTCAGCTGAACCTAATTTATCAGCAGGTGGTTCAGGAGACTCTGGACCAGCTGGAAACACTACTAACTCAAAACCATAGACAACAG AATGAGCTGGAGTTCCAGCTGTCTGGGACAGGCAAAGAGCCTGCTAGAGAGCagccatcatcctcctcctcctatcagcagccaatcagcttgTATTTGGGCCGCTTCCTGAAGCCTTACTTCAAGGATAAACTGACAGGACTGGTATGGTGGGAGCGATGTTCGAAGAACAGATGTTTTTGTATGTATAAATGTATTCCAAACCTGGATGGTTGTTTAGAGCCTTTAGAGCAG ggtcCTCCAGCCAATCAGGAGACGAAGGAGAAGAACAGCAGGATGACAGGATGTCTGAACAACAAGAAGCTCAGAGTGAAACGAT GGGAGAGTTGGCAGAAAACTTTGTTAATCCACTCTGTGTCCAGAGACGGTCTGAGGAGACAGATCCAGCCCAAACTGTCCAG GGTTGACTACCTGACTCAAAAACTGACCTCAGcgaaggagacagacaggcaacagCTCAGAGGGCAGATAGACACATTGGAGAAAGAAATCGACCTGCTCAG AgcgaagaaggaggaggagctaaTAGGTGGTCGATATGACGAACACGATTGGCAGAAAATATCAAATATTGAC TTTGAAGGAACAAGGGATGCAGATGACATCCGTCGGTTCTGGCAGAACTTCCTCCATCCGTCTGTCAACAAGACCCGGTGGAgtcagcaggaggtgcagcagctgaaagTTATCAGTAGGCGACATGGGGAAAGACACTGGGAGACCATCGCTCAGGAGCTTGGG ACGGCGAGAACAGCATTCATGTGTCTTCAGACGTTTCAGCGTTTTGTCTCAGACTCCCTGAGACGCAGGACCTGGACTCCTGCTGAAGATGCCCTCCTCAGAGAACTTGTGGACAAGATGAGGATCGGGAACTTCATCCCCTACACCCAGA TGAGTTACTTCATGAAAGGGCGGGACCCTGCTCAGCTGATCTACAGGTGGAACCAAGTTTTGGACCCTAGCCTGAAGAAAGGACCATGGACTAAGCAGGAGGACCAG CTCTTGCTGGAAGCTGTTTCACGTTACGGAGAGAAGAACTGGTGGAAGATTAGGTTGGAAGTTCCTGGACGCACTGACAGCGCCTGTAGAGACCG ataTCACGACTGTTTGAAGGCAGGAACCAGGAGAGGCGGGTTTGACAGACGAGAGCGGGAGCTGCTACTGCAGCTGGTGGACAAACATGGAGTTG gTCACTGGGCAAAGATTGCTGCTGAGATTCCTCATCGTAATGACGCTCAGTGTCTGAGAGCGTGGAAGCAAGTGAGCAGGCTACAACCAAGTCAG aaacacaacacagctagGCAACACCTCAGAAGGAGAAATGAGGGGAAGACGTCATCTGCTAAAAAGAGCATCAAGAGGCGACTGATAAaggttgaagaggaagaggaggagagcactGAGGAAGACGATGAGGAGTTGGTGGTGCAGTACATGGACAGTGATGGGGAGAACGATGAAAAGGAGATAGTGGAATTGAAAATGATTAaagaaacagagcagaaggaggagtatACCTTTCCTCCAATGGATCAGTTGATTCCagcagaaaagacagaaaacttCACTTTCCTCAGCTTTCGTCCAGTGGTGTTACCTTCTCCTGCTGACGCCCCCACTGGGCGCACTGATCGCTCAACTGTTGTGGGAAAATTTGGACGCTCTGTGATTATTGGACCCAGTCCTAGACTTTTGCAGTGGGAAGAGCGCCACAGTACCAACCGTATGATGATGATGTCCCCTGACCAGCTGCGAGCCTACCTGCATCGCAGGGCTCACCATGTCCGTAACGAGACCCAAGTGACAGACTTGGGCTTGGACTATGAGCTCCAGGCTTCAGTGATGCCGTGGATTGGCAACCTGCTGTTCCCATCAAAAGCCAGACTGACCACGGCAGATGTCCTAAGGGGTCGAGGAGAGAAGGCCCAGTTGTCTTCAACTTTGGTcttccagctccttctccaggcCATGAACGTGGACACTGCCGGGTGTAAGAAGATGATAGAGCAAAGAAGGAACAAAGTGGTGTTTATGACCCCACCCCCAAATCCTACCTCTGTACAGCAGAAGGATCCCCGGACCGTTGCAGgaatgctgcagcagaggagggcaACGACAGAGCACAGCCAAATTCTGAAACAGCTTCCGGAGCTGCCGCAccaagacaaacagaaacaccaaCAACTGCCTCTCACACAGCAAACCCAGCCACAGCAATTCCTCCTGATGCAGcctcaacctcctcctcctcacatgtCTCTGTCTTTTGCTAAAGAAGTCATCGTCCGCCATGTATATACACCCCCCCTCTCTCCGCATGGACCCTCTGCTGGGAGGGTCTCCACCTCTCAGATTCCAGCATCATCTTCTCTTTACAGACTGAGTGACCTGTCTGCCTCTACGGCaccaagcagctgcagccaactGGCTGCCACTGTACCTCAGGATCTCAAAGAAGGCCTGCCGCCCCACACTGGCTCCATCCtgccacccacatccagccagCCGTGCCTGGCCCCCTGGAGGAAGCAAGTGGAGGCTGCTAGCATTGGTCAGGATGGGGAACAGAGCAGAACTCAGCTGGAAGCAAATGTATCTAAG GCTAAAAGCAGACGGAAAACTCTTTCATGCAATAGAACCCAGACCCAGAGCATGCAccagcctctgcagctccgACCTGCATGTATCCAGTCTGTAGCGTTACCCACTATATACGCTGGCAGGGAGGTGTCCACAACCCAGAACCTCAGTTCAGCCCCACCTCCTTGTTTACCAGACCATGACTACTCCTTGGTTGGTCCTTACCCCAATCCAGGTCTTTGTGACTCTGACTCAAGACACCTGAGTCCAGCCTCGAAACAAATACCCTCCCAATTACTTCCAATTACTCCCAGCCACCCTCCCAATTATCACCTCAGAGAAAGAAAACGAGGAAGTGGAGAGGCCGGCCAGTCTGTGGATGGAGTTGGCAAAGGGAAAAGGATTCGAAGGCAGAGTCAGAAAGCCAAAGATTGTCAAGAAACTACTAAAGCCCAG GCTCCAACAAAACTAAAGAAAACTTCTTCCCCATGTAAGAAGCGCCCCCGTAAATGTCAGATTCAGAGACCCATACAGCTAGTGACACCATTTCCTGGGTTATGTTTACGTCCTGGTCAGTCCATGTGGATCATGACTCCTGGTGGACTGGTCCAGGTTGCACAAGTCCCGACCCAAGCTTTGCAACTGCCATTGGTTCCTAATGGCCCCTTCCAACTTTCACCAGGTCGAATTTTAGCACAACGTTGTGTGCCGCTCTCCTCCAGAGGCTGTCGACCACTTGCACCCAAACCATCCATTGAGTCTGTCCACGAAACCTTTCCCAACCACAAATCAGGCATCTGCACATTTGAAATCTTCCCCCCAACATGTGTCCCACAACATGTCCCATATCTTGTGTCCTCACCCATCCCCTCCTGTCCCCCAGAGCCTAACGGCGTCAGAATGCACTCTGCAGAGCCCACCCCTTCTAGGAGGCACCTGATGCAGTTCAGTTCCTTTCTCATGTTCCTTGAGCCCCATGTGGATGTGTGTGGTTGGCTAAGTGGGCAGGGAGGCGTTCTGGTACCTGGAGATGGCATGGCTCTACCCTACCTACCGCCCTTTGTCAGCAGCCTGGATGTGTTCAGTGCACTGCTCCGCACCAAGAGGTCTCTAACCAAATCATCCCTACAGCTGCTGAGTCAAGGATCCAAACCTCGACACCCCCAAGCAAAGCGCAAACCTGAtggcaaaacagaaaaaatgtcCAGTCAGCCCCCACCAAATCTACCAGACTCAACCTCTGGCGTTGGACTACATGGAGACCCACCAG ATTTCTCCATCAGCCCTGACCTCAgtgtggaggaggctgagctggtgGCATCGGTGCGTCAACTGGTGGCAGAGCGTTTTTCATCTAATCCTGCGTACCAGCTGCTGAAAGCCCGCTTCCTTTCCTGCTTCACGGTCCCAGCCCTGATGGCCACCGTCCCACCAGTAACAAAGAAAACTCTGGCTCGGCGAGATAATCAACAGGACGAAGAGGAGTGCGTAGAAGTGTTAGAGCtgaggaaaagcaaagaaagaagaagatggaggagatcAGAG GTAATCggggctgaggatgaggagcagctcTTCAATGACCCGGCGCTCATAATCCGGAGAAGAAAAGTTG GAGCTCTGCTGGACATTTTGCAGAGGACAGGGGTCAAAGGCTACACAGCCTTCCTAGAGAGTCTAGAGCTGGATTATCCTCAACTGTACAGTCGCATCACTGGGAAGGAGCCCAATAAAACCTTCAGCATCCTCATTGgttggtctgtctgtctgtctgtctgtcagtcattCGTCTATCCGTCCAAAGGTTGTTTATGTTATTTCTGTTTAGACACAGCAGGAGAATCTGGTTTGACTCAGTTCTTGATGTCAGAGCTCAGTCGACTGCAGAGGGTGCTACAAGATGAGAAAAGACGCCGTCAACTGGCCTGCTCTGTTGCAAAGGATCAG GAGGCTTGGTCtcgccagcagcagctgagggaccGCGAGCTCAGGAAGTTGACTGAGCGCGTGCAGAGGTTTCGGGAGGAGCGCGATCGTCTGAGCGAAGAGATGAAGCAGCTCAGGGATCACAACTACAGTTTGATGGCTGACATCAACACTCTGAACCAGGAGAAGAGCAATGCCCTGCTGGCCAACAGAGACCTGCAGATAGAG GTGGAGCGTCTGAAGAACACGGTGCAGCGAGCTGAGAGCCAGACTCGCCTGCTCCGCCGACGAACAGCTAGGCCACCGCAGGAG GGCAGAGGTATGATTCTGCCCACAGACACCTTCTTCCACCCCGATCgactggaggagcagaaagaggagaaaccagaggaaaagagggagacagaggaggacaccaaagaggaggagaaaaaagaagaggacaagaaggagcaaaagaagGAGAAGCTTAAGCACAGTCGAAATCCCCAAATGAACCTCCTCGCTACGGTGTTCAAACTAAGAAGGGAACTGcacaaagcagaggagcagagaaccAGG agtgtagaggagaaggaggagctggagctgtgctGTGCTGAGCTGAAGGGAGATGCCAAGATGTACCGCCAGCGAAACAAACAGAccctccatcagctggaggaggtgatcCGAGAGCGAGACAAG ACTCTGGTCctgcaggcagagcagcaggaagaggtgCGGCTGCTGATGCATGAGAAGGACCAGTACAGGGAGCATGTGAGGAAGCTCACTGAGCAATCTGATAAACTGGAGCTGCTCTTGCTGAGGTCACAGGGGGAGGTGCTACAGCTGCGGACACGCCTCCGCAGAATTACCTGCAACACCCACCAg TGTGAAagaagcagtgaggaagaggaggaatcGGCAGAGAAGGCCACCAAAG CAGTGGGACGTccggagagaaggaggaggcagcaacactgcagcagcacagctcagctccaggaGACGCCGAGGACTGTGAGGAGAAGAGCAGAACCGCTGCATCATGG GAGGAGCCGACAGATGGATGTGTGA